gccattgtggtaGTCCCTTAAGCTATAAAGGAGGCCCGAGAATGCTTTCCTAGGTGTCGCGCGGAGAGGTAGCCCCAACAAGGTTCTAAAAATCTAGGTCTTTAGGACGCCACCTCTTATTTGCTTGGCACGCCTCTAGGACGGGTGTCATTAAAGGTAATCTTCTTCCCAGTGTGCAGCCACGTGCCTGACAGGATCCACCTAGTTGCCTGAGGGCTCAACACCGCACCGATTAGCAACTGGCGTCTcagtgaggtggagcggtggcaacTGGCGGTGGCTTGCCGGCACGGGGCTTGCCGGGCCTTCGTCTTGAGGCTTCGCTTTGGCCTTGGCGGCCCCGGAGACCTTGCCGGCGCTGATCGGCCTCGATCTTAGTCGTTGTCTTGACCCCGCTGGCCTACTTGGCCGGCAAGGGAGATTTCTCTTAGAATCTTGGACTAGCTATTGGCTTGGATCTCAGTTCGTCACGCGTGACCACCCCACCCAACGGTTCTACGAActagaggaggaggatgacgacaCCTCCTATTGCATCTCCACCACATAGAAAAAAACCGAGTATCTCAAAAATTCCCTTCACTACATAGACGCCAGAGCTTTGTCGGGCGATAGTGGCGATGTAGTGAAGCTTTCGCCGGTGACCGTCAGGGTGTTGTGATGGAGCACCGCCGCGCAGCGGTGGCGTTGCCGTGAAGCTTTCATCGGCGATGTCGGTGTTGGGCGCTGCAATGAAACATCACCGGTGGTCGTGGGGTACTACGATGAAGCACCGCCGCGCCAGCGTCGGCTCTGCAGTGAAGCATCACCGGCGGCGGCGAGTGCTGCGATGGAGCGCGCTGCGCTGGTGTTTGGCACTGCAGTGAAGTGTCGCCGTCGGCTGTCGGTGAAGCATCGCTGCGGTGGCGGCGAGTGGTGCGGCTCCTGCTGCAAGTCGGGCGACATTACTTCCCACGACGGCACGCTTCGGTTGCTCCCCCGTTGTGGCTGTGATGAGAGGAGGGGATGACCCCACGAGATGGCATTGAGCGAATCCAACGGTGGCGGGCGTAGGATCCGACGGCCCAGGATCTGGCTAGTTTCTCTAGGAAATCAGTCGGTTGATTTGTAGTACACGCCTTTGTAATATCTCTTTTGACTAAACAAAGTTCAAGCAGAGGGAGATTCGAAAACAAAAGAAAGTACGATGTAGAGTATACTATTCTCCTAACCCAACAATTCATGCAACCAAAAAATCAACCCATTGATTTCTTCATGTGCAAATCAGTGTGATCATGTGATGTTCATTCAGTGTTAGAACTAGTGGTTGCGGTTGTCGCCTGGTTtggtttctttttccttttcaacACATACTAGTCGTTGACGTTGTCGCCACCGCCGCTACCATCGGATTCAAGTCGTCTCCGTAGCTGCCGAGTTCCTCCTCCGCCGGAGTCTCAACCTCAGTTTACCGGTTGATCCCATGCATTTTTTAAAACTTACTTATGTAATAATGCGGTTGAATGTTCTTGCTGGATGTTGAGCATGGTCTCTTTTGAAAACACTGTCTCTTATTAACTTGGCTCTTTCGGCTGGAGTGAGGATGATGATTTTGTAGCAGCTTAGATGCACCTTGTAATTGTATGCATGCAACAGTTACTTTGCTTCCTGTACGATGTAGATGTACATACAGTTTCAATCTTGAGTGATGGAAAATGGCAAGCATGCAGCAGCAGCTAACCACGTGGACACGCACATGTAACCCTGACCTGAATTGGGTTCAAACCGTATGTGGGAAATAGTTTGGATGGTTTGGCTTGAAAACACTAGCAGTTTGGACTCTAGCACTAAAGTTTGCATTGGTTTGGTTGGTGGGTTGGATTGGGTTTAGTTTGGATGACAAACTATTCCCAGGTTTATTTCTACTTCGGAAAAAGACAATGGTATGAATGTAAAACCTAATGCTTTCCAAAGAAAGAAAATGCATTAGCCAATTAAAGCAGGCAACGAAGTAAGGATGCCAGTCAAGTAGTCAAGTGCCCGTTAGACCACTAAACTATACTATTGATCTCCAAATAAACAAATGTATACTAGAGATTGTTAAAAATACAATGTATACTATAGGAACAATTCGAAACATTCCATAAAACTTTCAAAGACCAGTCGGACTATGTCTTTACAAACCAATACGTGAAATAAGATATCATCGTAGTTCACGAGAAACACATTAAAACTGGGTAGAATCACGTAGAGGTGAGCACTAGATCTTGTTCAAGACAAAACGGTCCAAGTGCAAACTGCAAAGGCCAACTTTTTCAGTACTGTCGTCTAATCTCCGTAGCGTTGTACATGTGTTGGTGGCAGGATCGTAGGCTCGGAGCAAGTGTCCTTGTCCATGGAAAAAACAGTAGAATATCAACTTACCACCATCGTGTGTCACCCTCAATGGCATGTAATAATAGGACGAGGGGGCTGCCGGGATCGAGTACGCTTTGATCCAAGAATCATCAGCACGGAGCCATACGTTGGTGCTTGCTTGCATCTCCGATTGAATCACACACAAGAAACCGTTGAGCTCCGCTATGCGGACCGATTGTGCATCATTCCACCACTCCTCGGGGCTTGATGCTATCGGCGGGCCTTTTATGGCCGGCTTCCACTCTTCGCTCTCGAGATCAAAGCGAAGCAAGCCGTCATCGTCTAGTTGCCTTGAGACCATGAAGTACATGACGCCATTGGCGGTGACTTGAGAGCATCCGTTGACACGAATTGGGGGTAGCTTCGACCTCCTCCACCTTGTGTTTTTGTCTCCTAAAGTGAAGACCTCGAAGGTCTGGTTGTTCACGAGGCGTACCATCTTGTACGCACCGGATGGGATGGCGCGACCGAAACCAAACATGATGTAGAACCCGAACACTTGCTTCGGCGAGGAATACGCGAGCACCTCTCCGGTGGCCGGGTCGATCACGCGAGAGGAAGAAACTTCTGCGACGCCGACGAGCTCATCCATGCTCGTGGAGAGCAGCGTGAGGCCACCTGCGCCCTTCGTCACCCTCACAACATTGCCATCCATGTCCATCAGGCGCAGATCGCGGCCTCCGCCGGCGTGATGCGGGGACGAGGTGATGGTGACGAGGAGCGGCTCGGCGTGGCGTGATCTGTGAGCGGCGAGGAAGGCCTGATCGGAGATGAGCGCGTGCCACCCCCTTGACGCGCACCGGAAGCGGCACGCTGACTTCACCGGAACCCTGGAAAGGACGTCGAAGATGAGCTCCTCCGGCAGCGGTGCACAAGCGCCCGTGGCAGCCGACGCAGGCGAGCTGAGACTACCGTGACGGCGGCGTTCAGGCGAGTGCCGTGGCATCATAGTGGTGGGGGGCGGCGTGATAGATGGCAGGGACTATCGAGGATGAGGGTTTGATACACCGAGAAGTTTGTTAATGTCGTTGTGATCTATAGTACGTACCTCCAGATTTTGACGTGCTGGATCGggactcttttttttcttttctgtatgACACAAACCTAATAAAACTTATAAAAGCACTTTAAAAAACAAGAGTATTTTCAATGAAAGTACCTTGATTAATACTATTTAATAATGTGATAGTAAAAACTAAAGTACACATAATTTATTGTATTTTAATTGTTAGTATACAGTAGTTCCAGAATATTTTATTGAGGATAACTAGCAGTGGCGTATGTTAAGTTGGATCATTTTTCATGCATGATGACATGTTGAGTTGGCAAAGTTACATCTTGAAAGAAGAAGATAGTGAGGATCAGCTCAACTATTTACATATATATATAACCTTCAAGAAAAATATGTATATAGGATTTGTCTTGTATACTGTATAACTGTATTCAAGAGGGGCATTGTTATTCGCTGCAACAAAAAATGAGGCATGTGagccaacctgtggttggatggttagtagGACAGTGTTATCATCAACCCATCAGAGTTCAAATACTCGATTTAACACCGGGTGCTCGCATTTTCCTGAATTCATTTCAGGTCTTCCGGCGATCTACGTGAGTGTACATCCGTACGTATGAGCGTCTGTGTCTGTATCGTGTTAAAAAGATAGGGCATGTTATTTATTAATTTTTCAGGGAAAGAGACGCCGAGGGAAATGTTCGAGCATAGGGGGCCACCTCACTCTATAGACGCGTCCTACCCTCCCTTGGGCGATTTCTTTCCATTTGGTTCTTTCTTTAGTTTTAATATGTTTTCCTCCCGGAGAAACAATTGTGGATCTTTCTGACAGATTTAAATATCTCAAATATATTAAACATAATATATATTTAAAAGGTTAATTTTTCTTATGTATGGCACTTAAAAATGTTTAGTGCACATTGAAAAAATTGACCATATATGAATGGCCCCCATATATTAAAGTCTGTTAAATTGGTATTTTAAAATGTTCTCCGTATATTGAGAAACATTTTATTATATACAAAATTATATCAAATAAAAAAAAGTACTCAAAGAAAAAACAGGAGGAAATATAAAAACCCAGAGGAAATCGGAGGAAAAATAAAACCAACTAGAACCTAGATAAAACTAAAAAAACGTAAAAAAATAAAAAGATGGAATGAAAGGGAAAAGGAATAAATAAAACATTAGAAAACTAGGAAACAATGGaaacaaaaccggaaagaaaaaAATGTGAATCTGAACCAACTTAGGTCGGCCCACAACGTGTCACTCTGGGTGATACCCACTCCGTGCATTTTCAAATACTTGAGTGATAGAGTTTGGGACAAGGTGAAAGGGTGGATGAGTAAGTGCCTTTCAGCTGGTGGAAAGGATGTGCTAATCAAATCGGTAGCCCAAGCTATCCCGGTCTATTCTATGTCTTGTTTTAAGTTGCCATGAGGTTTATGCGATCACATAAAATCTATTATCCGGAAATTTTGGTGGGGTTGCAAACAAGGTGAACGAAAGCCTGCATGGGTTTCTTGGGATATCATGACGCGACCAAAGCATTTGGGAGGCCTCGGTTTTAGAGATCTTGAACTGTTTAACCTGGCCCTGCTGGCACGCCAAGCTTGGAGATTACTACAAGAACCAACGAGCCTGAGTGCAAGAATTTTGAAAGCTGCTTATTACCCGGAGGGAACAATTTTAGAGGCAATGGTGGGCTCAAAACCATCACAAATTTGGCGTGCAATCATAGAGGGGCGTGATCTGCTAAAGCAAGGAATCATTCGTCGGATCGGCAATGGCCAAACAACGGAGATTTGGGTTGACAACTGGATACCAAAAGAGATGACTCCACGACCGATAACTTCGCTCGTGGCCGACCCTCCCAGGTATGTTTCAGAGTTAATGCTACCGGGTGCAGCATCTTGGAACGAAGAAGTCATTAGAAAGGTATTTCTACCGATTCGACGCCAAAGCTATTTTGAGGATACCAGTTTGCACACGCAATATAGAAAATTTCTGGGCTTGGTTTCCGGAGAAGAAGGGAAATTTCACGGTAAGCTCGGCGTATAAATTCTTGCAACGAACAAAGATGCAGAGGGAGGAATGGTTGGAAGGTCGGGGCGGTTCATCTAGCTCCGATAGAGATGAGAAATCATGGAGCATGCTGTGGAAAATCAAGGTTCCCTCAAAGATAAGAATCTTCTTATGGAGGTTGGCACATCATTAATTGCCAACTACTGATATTTTGAACCGGAGGAACATGTCTACCCGAGACGCTTGTCCGCTGTGTGGATGCAAGGATTCATGGAGACATGCTCTTGTCGCCTGCACTATGTCGAGGTGTGTGTGGGAGTTAACTGAAGACACCATCGTAACCAGCATGACCGAGAACGAGGAAGCCGATGCGAGGATCTGGCTATTTCAGCTACACGAGTCGATTGGACCATGTCAACTTCACACGTATGGTCATCACTCTATGGTCGATCTGGTACGCTCGTCGGAAAGCTATATATGAATCAATATTCCAAAGCCGACAACAAACTGTCAACTTTGTCAACAACTACATCAGCGATCTTGGCCTCATTACTGCACATGAGCATCATCCAGCGCCTATATCACCCGCCCAAGAAAGGCCATTGAGGTGGCTTCGACCGCCGGCTTGCAGCGTCAAGATGAATGTAGATGGGGCGTTGGCaaggcgaagcagaggaggagcAGTGGCAGTTCTATGCCGGGACCAGGACGGTGTCTACTTGGGATCGTCGACGGTGATTTATCACCACACACAGGATCCTCTTCTTTTGGAGACTTATGCTTGTCGGGAGGCACTAGCACTTGCCGACGACCTTGGGGTAGGAAACATCTATGTGGCCTCGGACTCCCAGGAGGTGATTAACGACATCAACAGGGGCACCGGAGGCCCAAATGCATCCATTGTGCATGAAATACTGAGTCATTGTAATAATTTTAGCTCTTGCTCTTTTGTTCATGAGCATAGGAATTTCAACTTCGAGGCTCATAATCTCGCAAAATATGCCTGTAAGCTAGGTATAGGGCGTCATGTTTGGTTGGGCACACCCCATGACCCAGCATCTGTACCTATGACTGTTTCTTGGATTGAATAAAGATTGCCAGATTCCTCAAAAAAAATATGAAACCGAACGGAAAAACCATaccaaaaataaaccgaaccgaactaATTTTAcggtttttatggtttctggttttgGTATGGTATAAACTTTTCATACCATTTTAAACTTTGATTtatatggtatataccgaaaacaAAACGGTTAACTaaataaaccgaagtaaaaaataaatttatatttcttgaggcGAACAACCGTACAAGTTATCATTTTTTTGTACATGAGTCAAATCCACTACCAAGCACAAACATTTTTCTCTTAACATAGTCATTCTTCTCTTTAaaaaatgctaagcacgtccataaccatcaagGGATGTATCCATTCATgtatatatacttatatatatagttatatactatttgtgtaaaatagtatgtgttttgagtcataaat
Above is a window of Triticum aestivum cultivar Chinese Spring chromosome 6B, IWGSC CS RefSeq v2.1, whole genome shotgun sequence DNA encoding:
- the LOC123133539 gene encoding F-box protein At1g67130-like, which gives rise to MMPRHSPERRRHGSLSSPASAATGACAPLPEELIFDVLSRVPVKSACRFRCASRGWHALISDQAFLAAHRSRHAEPLLVTITSSPHHAGGGRDLRLMDMDGNVVRVTKGAGGLTLLSTSMDELVGVAEVSSSRVIDPATGEVLAYSSPKQVFGFYIMFGFGRAIPSGAYKMVRLVNNQTFEVFTLGDKNTRWRRSKLPPIRVNGCSQVTANGVMYFMVSRQLDDDGLLRFDLESEEWKPAIKGPPIASSPEEWWNDAQSVRIAELNGFLCVIQSEMQASTNVWLRADDSWIKAYSIPAAPSSYYYMPLRVTHDGGKLIFYCFFHGQGHLLRAYDPATNTCTTLRRLDDSTEKVGLCSLHLDRFVLNKI